GCACCCAATGGCAGCACTTCGTACAGCAGTATCTATGTTAGGTGCATTTGACGAAGAAGCTGATGTTATGGAAGCTGAAGCAAACTACCGTAAAGCAATCCGTTTACAAGCGAAAATTGGTACAGTAGTAACTACTTTTGCACGTGTACGTCAAGGTAAAGAACCAGTTGCTCCAAAACCAGAATTAGGTTATGCAGCAAACTTCTTATATATGCTGAAAGGTGAAGAACCAGCAGCAATCGAAATTGAAGCATTCGATAAAGCGTTAATTTTACACGCTGACCATGAATTAAACGCTTCTACATTTACTGCACGTGTATGTGTTGCGACATTATCAGATGTATACTCTGGTGTAACTTCTGCAATTGGCGCATTAAAAGGCCCATTACACGGTGGTGCTAACGAGCAAGTTATGAAAATGTTAACTGAAATCGGTTCAATCGATAAAGTTGAGTCTTGGGTTCAAAACAAATTAGATAACAAAGAAAAAATCATGGGCTTCGGTCACCGCGTATACCGCAAAGGCGACCCACGTGCACCTCACTTACGTGTAATGTCTGAAAAGCTTACTAAATTAACAGGCAAACCAGAATTATACGATATGTCAGTGAAAATCCATGATATGATCGTTGAGCAAAAGAAATTACCTGCAAACGTAGACTTCTTCTCAGCATCAGTATATGATTCTTTAGGTATCGAGCATGACTTATTCACACCAATCTTCGCAGTATCTCGTACTTCAGGTTGGGTAGCGCACATTTTAGAGCAGTATGCAAACAACCGTCTAATCCGTCCACGTGCGGAGTATGTTGGTCCAGATATGCAAAAATACGTTCCAATTAACGAGCGCTAATCAAAAAAGTATGTTAAAATATCTGGGACTGTGATTTGACACAGTCCTAGATTTATGATTATTAGGAGGCAAATTTCCAATGACTAACAAAATCGTAGTAGAGAATGGTAAATTAAACGTTCCAAACAATCCTGTTATTCCTTTCATCGAGGGTGACGGTATCGGTCCAGATATCTGGGCTGCAGCATCTCGCGTAATTGACGCAGCTGTAGAAAAAGCTTATAACGGTGAAAAGAAAATCGAATGGTTAGAAGTATTAGCAGGTGAAAAAGCATTCAACAAAACTGGCGAATGGTTACCAGCTGAAACTTTAGAAAAAATCAACGAATACTTAATCGCTATTAAAGGTCCTTTAACAACTCCAATCGGCGGCGGTATCCGCTCTCTAAACGTAGCATTACGTCAAGAGTTGGATTTATATGTTTGCTTACGTCCAGTACGTCACTTTGACGGTGTTCCTTCACCAGTTAAACGTCCAGAAGATGTTGACATGGTAATCTTCCGTGAAAACACTGAAGATATCTATGCTGGTATTGAGTACAAAGCTGGTTCTGACGAGCAAAAGAAATTATTAAACTTCTTACAAAACGAATTAGGCGTTAACAAAATTCGCTTCCCAGAAACTTCTGGTTTAGGTATTAAACCAGTATCTAAAGAAGGTACTGAACGTTTAGTACGCTCTGCAATCGAGTACGCTATTTCACACAACCGTCCATCAGTAACTTTAGTACACAAAGGTAACATCATGAAATTCACTGAAGGTGGATTCAAACAATGGGGTTACGATGTAGCTGAAGCTGAATTCGGCGATAAAGTATTCACTTGGAACCAATACGATGCAATCAAAGCTGAGCAAGGCGAAGCTGCTGCAAACGAAGCACAATCTAAAGCTGTTGCAGAAGGCAAAATTATCGTAAAAGATTCTATTGCTGATATCTTCTTACAACAAATCTTAACTCGTCCTAACGAGTTCGACGTAGTAGCAACTATGAACTTAAACGGTGACTACATCTCTGACGCATTAGCTGCTCAAGTTGGTGGTATCGGTATCGCTCCAGGTGCTAACATTAACTACTTAACTGGACACGCTATTTTCGAAGCTACTCACGGTACTGCACCTAAGTATGCTGGTCAAGATAAAGTAAACCCATCTTCAGTATTATTATCAGGCGTATTAATGCTTGAGCACTTAGGATGGCAAGAAGCTGCGGACTTAATTACAAACTCAGTAGAGAAAACAATCTCTTCTAAATATGTAACTTATGACTTCGCACGTTTAATGGATGGCGCTACAGAAGTTAAATGTTCTGAGTTCGCTACAAAATTAATCGAAAACTTCTAATTAAAAGTTTTACTCATTTGCCTATATATGTGAAATTATGAACAAATTGTTTAGCAATGAATAGTATCGTTATATAATTTTACAGTAATGGAAATAGTTTACTTTTTATTTAAAATTAATATTTATAAAAAAGGGAGAGAACATTATGTTTTCTCCCTTTTTTTGTATATAATTTTCATGAAATATAATTACGATGAAGGAGTGGTTCTTGGTGACATTAAAACGTAAAAAAATCTCAGTTATCGGTAGTGGTTTTACAGGTGCAACCGCAGCATTTTTAGCAGCACAGAAAGAATTAGGCGACGTAGTAATTATTGACCTTCCAACAGCAGAAAATCCTACGAAAGGAAAAGCATTGGATATGTGGGAAGCAGCGCCAGTACAAGGCTTTGATTCTTATGTAAAAGGCTCTTCCGATTATGAGGATACAGCAAACTCGGATATCGTTTTAATAACTGCGGGTGTTGCCCGTAAGCCAGGAATGAGTCGTGATGATTTAGTACAGATTAATCAAGGTGTCATGAAAGCCGTTGCAACGGAAATAGCCCGTACCTCACCTAATGCAACAATTATTGTACTTACAAATCCAGTAGATGCAATGACTTATACAGTGTTTAAAGAATCAGGCTTCCCGAAACAAAGGGTTATTGGTCAATCGGGTGTATTGGATACTGCCCGTTTCCGCGCATTTATTGCCGAGGAACTGAATGTATCGGTAAAAGATATATCTGCCCTTGTATTAGGCGGTCACGGAGACACAATGGTGCCTTTGATACGGTATGCTTCGGTAGGTGGGGTTCCTTTACAAAGTCTAATACCAGCACAACGTTTAGAAGAAATTGTGCAGCGTACCCGTGTAGGTGGCGGTGAAATCGTGAATCTGTTAGGAAATGGTTCAGCTTATTATGCACCGGCTGCAGCAATGGTGGAAATGGCAGAGGCAATTTTAAAAGATCAAAAACGAGTATTGCCGGCAATTGCCTATTTAGAAGGCGAATATGGATATGAAGGGATATACTTAGGGGTTCCGACATTATTAGGTGCTGGCGGTATTGAGAAAATTTTCGAACTTGAGCTGACAGAAGATGAAAAAACAGCGCTTGATCAATCTGCAGATGCTGTTAAAGATGTGATGAAAGCATTGAAATAAATAAAAAAAGGGCGATTCGGTTGTTTACACCGAAGCCCTTTTTGTTTTTTGTTTACTGATACACGGGATTCCATTTTAATAACTTTTTCTCTAATAGTTTTGCAATGGAATCCGCAATTTTTCCTAAAATAGCATATAAAATAATCGCTAATACAACAATATCAAGTTGCATATACTCACGTGCATTCATCGACATATAGCCGATTCCGGAACTTGCCGCAACTGTTTCTGCAACAATTAAAGTAAGCCACATAATTCCTAAGGAGTAGCGAATACCTACTAAAATGGATGGCATTGCACCTAAAATAATCACTTTAAAGAACAGTTTGTATTTCGAAAGATTATAAATTTTTCCCATTTCGATTAACCGTGGATCGACATTGCGGATGCCATGGTATGTATTGACATAGATCGGGAAAAATACGCTGATTGCCACTAAGAAAATCTTTCCTTCTTCACCAACTCCAAACCAAATAATAACTAATGGAATGAGTGCCAAATTCGGAATATTACGCAGCATTTGAATAGTTGTATCCAAATAACGCTGTGCAAAAGGTACGATTCCATTTAAAATACCGATGACAAAAGCGATAATCCCGCCGATCAGGAAACCGATTAAAGCACGTGTCGTACTAATTTGAAGATGATCAAACAGAACACCGGAAACTGCTTGTTCATAGCCTGCTTTTACTACATCGGAAGGGGCAGGCAAAATTGTATTGGCAAGGATACCTGTTTTATTCGATACTTCCCATATGACAATAATTAAAATAGGAATGATCCATGGCTCAATCAAATGAAACCATTTTTTCTTCTTCATTTTTCTCACCTCTTATGGTTTCCAAATATAGTTTTCGAGATTTTCTACAAGATTAGTTGTTAATCCAATGTCATAAAGATCTTCATTTAATCTTTGTAAATCTGCCTGTGCAGCTTCATCCAAATAAGTAGCAACAGATGAACGTCGAGCTAAGCTTGTTACCCAAACATCTGCGGCTATACCTGTATTCTCTTCAAGAATTTTTGCTGCATCACTTGAATCAGTATCAATGGCTTCACCGACTTTAGATAGTTCTTCCACATAGGCAACGACTGCATCTTTATTGGATTCGATAAATTTATCAGATGCATAGTAGAAGCCGCGGTGTTCTACAATGCCTTCTCCTGTAGCTAAAATCTGATTGCCTTTACTTTCGGAAACCGTCATATACGGATCCCAAGTAACCCAGGCATCAACCTCGCCGTTTTGAAATGCAATAGTCGCATCTGCTGGACTTAAAATAACAGATTCTACATCATCCAATGTCAGATTAACTGTTTCCAGAGCAGTAACTAATAAATATTCGGAGATGGAAGCTTTATTGTACGCAATCTTTTTACCTTTCAATTGTTCGATTGATTGGATAGAGCTATCACTTTTCACTAAAATTCCTTCTGTTTGTGGAGATGATTCTTCACCTGCGATGTACTTGAAATTCATTCCTTTTGATAATGCCATCATTGAAGGGGCATCACTTGCATTGGCAAAATCGATAGCTCCGGAGTTTAAAGCTTCCAGAACTGAACTTCCGGTATTGAATTCAGACCATTCCACTGAATAACCCAGTTCTTTTAAACGTGATTCAAGTTCGCCATTCGCCTTTAATAGCAATGTTGTGCCATTTTTCTGGTAGCCGATTCGAACCTTTTTATTTTCAGCATTCGATGATGAGCACCCGACTAAAATAATTGATAAAGTTAATAGCAAAAAGACAGATAATAGTTTTTTCATTTGTAATACCTCCTTAAATAATCGCTTGTAATTCTTTTTGTTTCGTTTGCGTTTGTGTTTCTGTTTTTGTTTGTTTTCCTAATAAATGCTGAAGCAGAATTTCCTCAAGCTCAGCAAAATGCGGATTTGAACGTGTTCTTGGACGAGGAAGTTTTACCGGCAAATCTAAAGCAACGTTTCCGTCTTCGATTAATATAATTCGATCTGCCAATGTAATTGCTTCTGCCACGTCATGTGTCACGAGTAACGACGTATATTTTTGTTTTAACCACAATTGTTCAATTAGATTTTGCATTTCCAGTCGTGTCAGTGCATCTAATGCACCAAGCGGTTCATCCAATAACAAAAGTCTTGGCTGTGCACTAAGCGCACGAGCTAATGCAACCCGTTGTTTTTGGCCTCCTGACAGTACATGTGGCCACTCTTTTGCACGGTCTTTTAATCCTACGTGTTCAAGTGATTTTAATGCGATCGGTTGCCAATCCTTTTTCAACTCTGTGCCAACCCCTACATTTTCTAAAACAGACAGCCATGGAAGTAAACGATCTTCCTGAAACATGACACGAACGCCTGAAAAGTCCTCCTGTTGAATACCGTCTTTTAAAGATTCTCCTGCCGTTTTATGTTCTAAATTTGCAATGATACGGAGAAGCGTACTTTTTCCGCATCCGCTTTTCCCGACGATCGCAACGAATTGTCCAGCGGGGATTGTTAAATTAATATCCTTTAATACTTGTTTTTCACCGAAACTTTTTGTTAAATTTACTAACTCGATATTGATTCCATTTGTCATGGAAGCACCTACTTTCTGTTAAAATACTTAACATATTGAATTACTCGGGATTCTTAATAAAAAAATTTACACTTCTATAAGCGTGTATAAACAATTTTTCTAAATGTTACCATAATAATAAATATTCAGTCAATAGTAAAAATTATTTTA
This window of the Solibacillus isronensis genome carries:
- a CDS encoding ATP-binding cassette domain-containing protein, which encodes MTNGINIELVNLTKSFGEKQVLKDINLTIPAGQFVAIVGKSGCGKSTLLRIIANLEHKTAGESLKDGIQQEDFSGVRVMFQEDRLLPWLSVLENVGVGTELKKDWQPIALKSLEHVGLKDRAKEWPHVLSGGQKQRVALARALSAQPRLLLLDEPLGALDALTRLEMQNLIEQLWLKQKYTSLLVTHDVAEAITLADRIILIEDGNVALDLPVKLPRPRTRSNPHFAELEEILLQHLLGKQTKTETQTQTKQKELQAII
- the icd gene encoding NADP-dependent isocitrate dehydrogenase; amino-acid sequence: MTNKIVVENGKLNVPNNPVIPFIEGDGIGPDIWAAASRVIDAAVEKAYNGEKKIEWLEVLAGEKAFNKTGEWLPAETLEKINEYLIAIKGPLTTPIGGGIRSLNVALRQELDLYVCLRPVRHFDGVPSPVKRPEDVDMVIFRENTEDIYAGIEYKAGSDEQKKLLNFLQNELGVNKIRFPETSGLGIKPVSKEGTERLVRSAIEYAISHNRPSVTLVHKGNIMKFTEGGFKQWGYDVAEAEFGDKVFTWNQYDAIKAEQGEAAANEAQSKAVAEGKIIVKDSIADIFLQQILTRPNEFDVVATMNLNGDYISDALAAQVGGIGIAPGANINYLTGHAIFEATHGTAPKYAGQDKVNPSSVLLSGVLMLEHLGWQEAADLITNSVEKTISSKYVTYDFARLMDGATEVKCSEFATKLIENF
- the mdh gene encoding malate dehydrogenase; translation: MTLKRKKISVIGSGFTGATAAFLAAQKELGDVVIIDLPTAENPTKGKALDMWEAAPVQGFDSYVKGSSDYEDTANSDIVLITAGVARKPGMSRDDLVQINQGVMKAVATEIARTSPNATIIVLTNPVDAMTYTVFKESGFPKQRVIGQSGVLDTARFRAFIAEELNVSVKDISALVLGGHGDTMVPLIRYASVGGVPLQSLIPAQRLEEIVQRTRVGGGEIVNLLGNGSAYYAPAAAMVEMAEAILKDQKRVLPAIAYLEGEYGYEGIYLGVPTLLGAGGIEKIFELELTEDEKTALDQSADAVKDVMKALK
- a CDS encoding ABC transporter permease subunit; the protein is MKKKKWFHLIEPWIIPILIIVIWEVSNKTGILANTILPAPSDVVKAGYEQAVSGVLFDHLQISTTRALIGFLIGGIIAFVIGILNGIVPFAQRYLDTTIQMLRNIPNLALIPLVIIWFGVGEEGKIFLVAISVFFPIYVNTYHGIRNVDPRLIEMGKIYNLSKYKLFFKVIILGAMPSILVGIRYSLGIMWLTLIVAETVAASSGIGYMSMNAREYMQLDIVVLAIILYAILGKIADSIAKLLEKKLLKWNPVYQ
- the citZ gene encoding citrate synthase; the protein is MSATKGLEGIVAAESKISSIIDDTLTYVGYGIDDLTNNATFEEVVFLLWNTRLPNAEELANLKEELAKNMEIPAAITDLFKSMPLNTVHPMAALRTAVSMLGAFDEEADVMEAEANYRKAIRLQAKIGTVVTTFARVRQGKEPVAPKPELGYAANFLYMLKGEEPAAIEIEAFDKALILHADHELNASTFTARVCVATLSDVYSGVTSAIGALKGPLHGGANEQVMKMLTEIGSIDKVESWVQNKLDNKEKIMGFGHRVYRKGDPRAPHLRVMSEKLTKLTGKPELYDMSVKIHDMIVEQKKLPANVDFFSASVYDSLGIEHDLFTPIFAVSRTSGWVAHILEQYANNRLIRPRAEYVGPDMQKYVPINER
- a CDS encoding sulfonate ABC transporter substrate-binding protein, giving the protein MKKLLSVFLLLTLSIILVGCSSSNAENKKVRIGYQKNGTTLLLKANGELESRLKELGYSVEWSEFNTGSSVLEALNSGAIDFANASDAPSMMALSKGMNFKYIAGEESSPQTEGILVKSDSSIQSIEQLKGKKIAYNKASISEYLLVTALETVNLTLDDVESVILSPADATIAFQNGEVDAWVTWDPYMTVSESKGNQILATGEGIVEHRGFYYASDKFIESNKDAVVAYVEELSKVGEAIDTDSSDAAKILEENTGIAADVWVTSLARRSSVATYLDEAAQADLQRLNEDLYDIGLTTNLVENLENYIWKP